DNA sequence from the Streptomyces sp. NBC_01497 genome:
AGCACGCCCGCTCCGACGTACGGCACGCCCGCGAGCTCCAGCAGTCCCTGCAGGGTGCCGTCCTCGCCGTAGGGGCCGTGCAGCATCGGGAAGACGACGTCGACGTCGCCCAGCGCCTTGGGCACGGAGCCGGGCTCGCTGTAGACGACCTCGCGGTTGCCCGGCGCCACGGAGAGCACCACGTCGCCCTCCGTGGACTCGGCGATCTGCTCGACGCTCGGCAGGGCGCGGTCCGCGATGGCCATCCGCCCGGGATCGTCGGCGGTCAGTGCCCAGCGGCCGTCGGTGGTGATGCCGATGGGCAGGACGTCGTAGGCGTCACGGTCGATGGCCGCGAGCACCGCTCCCGCGGTGACGACGGAGATGCCGTGCTCGGAGCTGCGGCCCCCGAACACGACGGCGACGCGCGGCTTGCGGGGCGGCCGCTCAGGGCTCTGGGAGGGGTTCAGGCTGCTCATATCGCGATGAGGGTACTCGCACATCCCCCGCAGGTCAGCGGCCGAGGGCCGGTTCGGCGCGCCCCGGGCCCCGGCGGCCGGCCGGCGCTACTCACAGCCGTTCGGACTTGGCGCTGCGTGACATGAGGTCCTTCAGCGCGACGAGCGGGGCCTTGCCGTTGTGGACGATGTCCACGATGGTCTCGGTGATCGGCATCTCCACGCCGTGGCGGCGCGCGAGATCGAGCACGGACTCGCAGGACTTGACGCCCTCGACGGTCTGGCTGGTGACCGCGATGGTCTCCTCCAGCGTCATGCCCCGCCCGAGGTTGATGCCGAAGGCGTGGTTGCGCCCCGAGGCGCAGGAGGCGATGAGGTCGCCCATGCCCGCGAGCCCGGAGAAGGTGTGCGGGTCGGCTCCCATCGCGAGGCCGAGCCTGCTGGTCTCGGCCAGCCCCCTCGTCATCAGGGACGCCTTGGTGTTGTCGCCGAGTGCCATGCCGTCCGCGATGCCCACAGCGAGGCCGATGACGTTCTTGACCGCGCCGCCGAGTTCGCAGCCGACGACGTCGGTGTTGGTGTACGGGCGGTAGTACGCGGTGTGGCAGGCGGCCTGGAGACGGCGGGCGACCGACTCGTCCACACAGGCGACGACGGCGGCGGCGGGAGCGCGGGCGGCGATCTCCGGGGCGAGGTTGGGGCCCGTGACGACCGCGACCCGCTCGGCGGGTGCCTGCGCGACCTCCCCGATGACCTCGCTCATCCGCTTGGCGGTGCCGAGTTCGACGCCCTTCATCAGCGACACGAGGACGGTGTCGGCGGGCAGGACGGGCGCCCATGCGGCCAGGTTGACGCGCAGCGTCTGCGAGGGGACGCACAGCACCGTGAACTCGGCGTCGCGGGCGGCCTCGGCCGGGTCGCAGGTGGCGCGCACCCCGGCGGGCAGTTCGATGCCCGGTAGGTATTCCGGGTTCGTACGGGTGGTGTTGATGGTCTCGGCGATGTCCGCGCGGCGGGCGCAGAGCGTCACCTCGCACCCCGCGTCGGCGAGGATCATGGCGAATGCCGTGCCCCACGAACCTGTTCCGAAGACGGCGACCCTCGTCACGATGTTCCCTTGTCCTCTTCCATGTCCGCCGGGGCGCAGTCGTGCGCTGCCGCCGGTGCGGACTCGCGTCGCTCCAGCGCCCGTGCTCTGCGCGGATCGTACGGCACCTCGGGGGCCGGCTCGCCGCGCAACTGGACGAGCAGTTCGGTGATCGCGGCCATGATGACCTCGGTGACCTCGCGCAGCAGGTCCTGCGTCATCGTCCGGCCGTAGAACCGCGACAGGTCGACGGGTTCCCCGACGAGGACGCGGTGGGTCTTGCGCGGGAAGAGCGACGCCTTCTTGGAGTAGGGCGGCAGCAGTTCGTTGGCACCCCACTGGGCGATGGGGACGACGGGGCACTTGGTCTGCAACGCGACGCGCGCGGCGCCCGTGCGGGCGGTCATCGGCCACTGGTCGGGGTCGCGGGTGAGGGTGCCCTCGGGGTAGAACGCCACGCACTCGCCCCGCTCGACGGCGTCTATGGCGGCCCGGAACGCGCCGCGCGCGTCGGTGGTGTCGCGGTAGACCGGGATCTGCCCGCTGCCGCGCATGACCGCCCCGACGAAACCGTCCGTGAACAGGGAACTCTTGGCGAGGAATCTCGGCACGCGTCCGGTGTTGTACTGGAAATGGCCGTAGGCAAAGGGATCGAGATGCGAATTGTGGTTCACGACGGTGATGAATCCGCCGTCCGCCGGAATGTTCTCGGCACCTTGCCAGTCCCGCTTGAAGAGAAGGACGAGCGGCGGTTTCGCCAGCACTGCGGCAAGGTGATACCAGAAGCCGACTTTTCGGCGGGACACTCGGACACCTTCCTGATGGCCTGCCCGGCGCGACGCCCGGCTGATGGGGGTCAAGTGTCGCCCCGAGCCCCTGGTCTGTCGAGCACACCGTACGCCCGCGCCGCCGGGGTACGGCCGTGGGCGACGGCTCGGCCGCGTCACAATGAAAGGCAGCCGCACGAGGACGGGGAGCCCGCCACGAACACCGATCCGACGACCGGATGGTCCCTGGTCGTCCCGTTGAAACCGTTGCGTCGGGCGAAGAGCAGGCTCGGTCCTGCGGCCGACGCCGCGCAGCGCGGGCGGCTGGCACTGGCGTTCGCGCAGGACACGGTGGCCGCCGTGCTCGCCACCGAGGGCGTGCGGGATGTGGTGGTTGTCACGGACGATCCGGCTGCGTCGGCAGCGCTGTCCGCGCTGGGCGCCCGCGTCGTCGCGGACTCCCCCGCCGCCGGGCTCAACGCGGCGCTGGCGCACGGCGCGCGGGCGGCCCGCTCGCGGCGCCCCGCCGCACCGGTCGCGGCACTGAACGCGGATCTTCCGTCGCTGCGCCCCGCGGAACTGGCCCGGGTGCTGCGCCATGCGGCCGCTTTCCCCCGCGCCTTCCTGACGGACGCGGCCGGAATCGGCACGACGTTGCTGGCGGCGGCGCCGGGCAGGGAACTGCGCCCCGGGTTCGGCGGCGCTTCCCGGTCGCGGCACGCGGCGGGCGGCGCGGTGGAAATCCCGCTGTCCGGCGTCGATTCCGTACGACAGGACGTGGACACCGCGTCCGACCTGCGAACGGCGGCCGCCCTGGGGCTCGGCCCGCACACGGCGCGCGTGTACGCGGCGCTCCCGCCGCTCATGTCGCCCTAGCGGCGGGACCCGCGGGCACGGACGCCAGGACGGCGCGGCGGTACGGCGGTACGCACGGGCGCGGACGCCAGGGCGGTGCGGGCGGCGGGACGACGCGTGCCGCGGGACGGCGGGCGGGATCCGGGGCGCCCGGTTACGCTGCGGGCATGCAGGCGACCGCGTACACGTATGTCCCCGAGACCCGAACCGGCAGTGTGCTGCTCGACGACGGCACGCCGGTCGAGTTCGCCGCGGACGCCTTCGACGCGGGCGGCCTGCGGCTGCTGCGGCCGGGACAGCGGGTGCGCATCGAGACGCGGGGTGAGGGCTCCGCCCTGCGGATCACCCTCGTGACGCTCGGGACCTTCTGACCCCTCCGGCGGTTCCGGCAGTTCGCCCGCCGGGCGCCGCGGACCGGCCCCGGACGCGCCGCGGGCCGGTCTCCCCGAGGGGAGCCCGGCCCGGCGTGGACGCGGCCTGTGCCGCTTGCTGGGTCTTGCCTGTGCTGCTTACTTGGTCCTGGAGGCGGCCTTCTTCGCGGTGGTGCGCGAGGCGGCCTTGCGCGCGGGCGCCTTCTTGGCGGGGGCGGTCTTCTTCGCCGTGCCCGTCGCCTTCTTGGCCGTCGCCTTCTTCGCGGTCGCCGTGGTCTTCTTGGCCGTCGACTTCTTGGCCGCGGTGGTCTTCTTCGCCGTGGTCTTCTTCGCCGCGGTCTTCGCGGTCGCCGCCTTCTTCGCGGTGGCCTTCTTGGCGGCGGCCTTGGCCGTCGTGCGGGTGGAAGCACCGCCGGAGAGGCTGCCCTTGGGCGCCTTCTTCACGGCGACCTCGCCGCCCTTGGGCAGCTTCTTCGAGCCGCTGACGAGGTCCTTGAAGCCCTGGCCGGCGCGGAAGCGCGGCACCGAGGTCTTCTTGACCCGGACCCGCTCACCCGTCTGCGGGTTACGGGCGTACCGGGCCGGCCGGTCGACCTTCTCGAACGAGCCGAAGCCGGTGACCGAGACACGGTCGCCGCCCACCGTCGCGCGGACGATCGCGTCGAGTACCGCGTCGACCGCCTCCGCGGCCTGCAGGCGACCGCCGAGCTTGTCCGCAATCGCTTCTACGAGCTGAGCCTTGTTCACGTCTTCCCCTTCGGAGACATTGCCAGAACGAATGTGTTCAAGCCTTTTCGCACGTTAGGCAGATATATACCGCAAATCAAACACGAAACGGGCTAATCACCCTAGTGCCGCAACGAAGTCGACCCGGCGGCCTTCCACCGGTCAGTCCTCTTCCGGAAAACGACCCTCGTCGAGATCCGTCAGGAGACGGTCAAGGCGCCTTGCCGCATCCGGGAGATCGTGCTTCGCCGCAGCCGTGATGACCAGCAGCTTCCGTGTGAGCGCCATGCGTACGCCCTCCGCGGCTTGCAGTTCACGCACTCTTGTGTGCGCTTCTTTCAGTTGTCCGGCGACCGACTCGTAGAGCCCGAGTTGGCTGTCGCGTTCCATGCACCGATTGTGCCATCTGGGGCGAGTTGTCGCCCAACGGGGGCTCAACATGCAACTGCACCCCCTGCCGGGGGGCAGGGGGTGCAGTAGGGGAAAACCGCTGATCAGAGGCTGTTCAGGCGGCAATTGTGCGGGGCTTGAAGGCCGGTCGCGAGGCCTCGTAAGCCGCGATGTCGGACTCGTTCGCCAGGGTGATACCGATGTCGTCGAGGCCGTTCAGCAGACGCCAGCGGGAGTTCTCGTCAAGGTCGAAATCAGCCGTCAGTTGCTCGGTGCCCCCCGTCGTGGCGCGCACCTGGCGGAGCTCCAGGTCGACGGTGACCTCCGCGGTGGGGTCGCTCTCCACCAGCGTCTGGATCCGCTCCACCACGTCCTGGTCGAGGACCACCGTGAGCAGGCCGTTCTTCAGTGAGTTGCCACGGAAGATGTCGGCGAAACGCGAGGAGATCACGGCCTTGAAGCCGTAGTTCTGCAGGGCCCAGGCCGCGTGCTCGCGGGAGGAGCCGGTACCGAAGTCCGGGCCGGCCACCAGGACCGTCGCACCCTGGTACTTCTCCTGGTTGAGCACGAACGACGGGTCCTTGCGCCAGGACTCGAAGAGGCCGTCCTCGTAGCCGTCGCGCGTGACCTTCTTGAGCCAGTGGGCGGGGATGATCTGGTCCGTGTCGACGTTGCTGCGGCGCAGCGGGACGGCACGGCCGGTGTGGACGGTGAAGGCTTCCATGGTTATCGGGCTCCAGCGGGCGTGCGGTCGTCGGCGTCGGACAGGTCGGCCGGTGAGGCCAGATGGCCCAGTACCGCGGTCGCGGCGGCCACCTGCGGGGAGACCAGGTGGGTGCGGCCGCCCTTGCCCTGCCTGCCCTCGAAGTTGCGGTTGGAGGTGGACGCGGAGCGCTCGCCGGGCGCGAGTTGGTCCGGGTTCATGCCGAGGCACATCGAGCAGCCCGCGTGCCGCCATTCGGCGCCGGAGCCGGTGAACACCTTGTCCAGCCCCTCCTCGACGGCCTGGAGCGCCACCCGGACGGATCCGGGCACGACCAGCATCCGTACGCCGTCGGCGACTTTGCGGCCGTCCAGCACGGCGGCGGCCGAGCGCAGGTCCTCGATGCGGCCGTTGGTGCACGAACCTACGAAAACGGTGTCCACCTTGATGTCGCGCAGCGCCTGCCCGGCGCTCAACCCCATGTACTCCAGGGCCTTTTCGGCGGCGTACCGCTGCGAAGCGTCCTCGTACGAAGCAGGATCGGGGACCCGCTCGGACAGCGGCGCGCCCTGGGCCGGGTTGGTGCCCCAGGTGACGAACGGGGCAAGGTCGGCCGCGTCGAGGAAGACCTCGGCGTCGAAGACCGCGTCGTCGTCCGTGCGCAGCGTCTTCCAGTACGCGACGGCGTCGTCCCAGTCCCCGCCCTCGGGTGCGTGGGCGCGGCCCTTGAGGTAGGCGAAGGTCGTCTCGTCGGGGGCGATCATGCCCGCGCGGGCACCGGCCTCGATGGACATGTTGCAGATGGTCATCCGGGACTCCATCGAGAGCTTCTCGATGGCGCTGCCGCGGTATTCGAGGATGTAGCCCTGGCCGCCGCCGGTGCCGATCTTCGCGATGACGGCGAGGATCAGGTCCTTGGCGGTGACGTCGGCGGGCAGTTCGCCCTCGACGGTGATGGCCATGGTCTTCGGCCGGGCCATCGGGAGCGTCTGGGTGGCCAGGACGTGCTCGACCTGGCTGGTGCCGATGCCGAACGCGAGCGCGCCGAAGGCTCCGTGGGTGGAGGTGTGCGAGTCGCCGCACACGACCGTGGTGCCGGGCTGGGTCAGGCCCAGCTGCGGGCCCACCACGTGGACGACACCCTGCTCGACGTCGCCCAGCGGGTGCAGGCGCACACCGAACTCGGCGCAGTTGTTGCGCAGGGTCTCCAGCTGCAGCCGGGAGACCGGGTCGGCGATGGGCTTGTCGATGTCGAGGGTGGGGGTGTTGTGGTCCTCGGTGGCGATGGTGAGATCGAGCCGCCTGACCTTCCTGCCGTTCAGCCGGAGCCCGTCGAACGCCTGCGGGCTGGTGACCTCGTGCAGCAGGTGCAGATCGATGAAGAGAAGGTCGGGCTCGCCCTCCGCGCGCCGGACGACATGGTCGTCCCAGACCTTCTCCGCGAGTGTCCTACCCATCGCTTTCCCTCCGACCGGCGCCTTCGCCGGCGCTTCTCTGTGACATGTGGGCCGCGTCCGTTCCCCACCCACCGGACGGCGGCTGCGGGCCCATGGTCCGCGAGTCCCCGTCCGTACAGATTGGCAAGTTCGCCGGGAAAAGGAACTTGCGTTTCACAGAGTGAGACGCGAGTATCGTTGCATGGACAATTCTAGTGGTGTGGGCGTTCTCGACAAGGCCGCTCTCGTCTTGGGCGCCCTGGAGTCCGGCCCGGCCACCCTGGCCGGGCTGGTCGCGGCGACGGGGCTCGCACGGCCGACGGCCCACCGGCTCGCCGTGGCCCTGGAGCACCACCGGATGGTGGCCCGGGACATGCAGGGCCGGTTCATCCTCGGCCCGCGCCTCGCGGAGCTCGCGGCGGCGGCCGGTGAGGACAGGCTGCTGGCGACGGCCGGGCCGGTCCTCACCCACCTGCGGGACGTGACGGGCGAGAGCGCGCAGCTCTACCGCAGACAAGGGGACATGCGTATCTGCGTGGCGGCGGCGGAGCGGCTCTCGGGCCTGCGGGACACCGTGCCGGTCGGTTCGACACTGACGATGAAGGCGGGCTCCTCCGCGCAGATCCTGATGGCCTGGGAGGAGCCGGAGCGACTGCACCGGGGCCTGCAGGGCGCGCGGTTCACCGCCACGGCCCTCTCGGGCGTACGGCGCAGGGGCTGGGCCCAGTCGATCGGCGAGCGCGAGCCGGGCGTCGCCTCGGTGTCCGCCCCGGTGCGCGGGCCCTCGAACCGCGTGGTGGCGGCGGTGTCCGTGTCCGGTCCGATCGAGCGGCTGAGCCGGCACCCGGGCCGGATGCACGCGCAGGCCGTGATCGACGCGGCGGGACGGCTGTCGGAGGCGCTGCGCAGGAACGCGTAGCGCGCCGGCGTCCGCCGACGGCCCGACGGAGTGCCGCGGCGAGCGCCCCTGCGGCCTTTCCACGGTGCGAGGACCGTGCGCGTTCGCGCACACGACAAAGGCCCCCTCCGCGAAGGAGAGGGCCTCGGTCTGTCTTCTTGTACCCCCGACCGGATTCGAACCGGCGCTACTGCCGTGAGAGGGCAGCGTGCTAGGCCGCTACACAACGGGGGCCTGATCTTGCAAAGCTGGGCTACCAGGACTCGAACCTAGACTAAATGAACCAGAATCACTCGTGCTGCCAATTACACCATAGCCCATGGGTATGACCAGTAGCCCCGACCGGATTCGAACCGGCGCTACCGCCTTGAGAGGGCGGCGTGCTAGGCCGCTACACAACGGGGCCCCAGCGACCTCCGCACAGCGAAGATCCGTACCCCCGACCGGATTCGAACCGGCGCTACTGCCGTGAGAGGGCAGCGTGCTAGGCCGCTACACAACGGGGGCGTTGCAGAGAACATCTGCGCTGGGCTACCAGGACTCGAACCTAGACTAACTGAACCAGAATCAGTCGTGCTGCCAATTACACCATAGCCCACCAAAACGCAACCCCCTACTGGGGGCTTGTTCGGTTTGCGCTTCCGGAGGGCTTGTTTCCCTTGGGCGGCGCAGGAGGAACATTACCCGATGGCGGACACCGCTCCAAAACGAGTTCCCCCGCGCAGCAGG
Encoded proteins:
- the leuD gene encoding 3-isopropylmalate dehydratase small subunit, coding for MEAFTVHTGRAVPLRRSNVDTDQIIPAHWLKKVTRDGYEDGLFESWRKDPSFVLNQEKYQGATVLVAGPDFGTGSSREHAAWALQNYGFKAVISSRFADIFRGNSLKNGLLTVVLDQDVVERIQTLVESDPTAEVTVDLELRQVRATTGGTEQLTADFDLDENSRWRLLNGLDDIGITLANESDIAAYEASRPAFKPRTIAA
- the cofC gene encoding 2-phospho-L-lactate guanylyltransferase — translated: MKPLRRAKSRLGPAADAAQRGRLALAFAQDTVAAVLATEGVRDVVVVTDDPAASAALSALGARVVADSPAAGLNAALAHGARAARSRRPAAPVAALNADLPSLRPAELARVLRHAAAFPRAFLTDAAGIGTTLLAAAPGRELRPGFGGASRSRHAAGGAVEIPLSGVDSVRQDVDTASDLRTAAALGLGPHTARVYAALPPLMSP
- the ndgR gene encoding IclR family transcriptional regulator NdgR, whose product is MDNSSGVGVLDKAALVLGALESGPATLAGLVAATGLARPTAHRLAVALEHHRMVARDMQGRFILGPRLAELAAAAGEDRLLATAGPVLTHLRDVTGESAQLYRRQGDMRICVAAAERLSGLRDTVPVGSTLTMKAGSSAQILMAWEEPERLHRGLQGARFTATALSGVRRRGWAQSIGEREPGVASVSAPVRGPSNRVVAAVSVSGPIERLSRHPGRMHAQAVIDAAGRLSEALRRNA
- a CDS encoding NAD(P)H-dependent glycerol-3-phosphate dehydrogenase translates to MTRVAVFGTGSWGTAFAMILADAGCEVTLCARRADIAETINTTRTNPEYLPGIELPAGVRATCDPAEAARDAEFTVLCVPSQTLRVNLAAWAPVLPADTVLVSLMKGVELGTAKRMSEVIGEVAQAPAERVAVVTGPNLAPEIAARAPAAAVVACVDESVARRLQAACHTAYYRPYTNTDVVGCELGGAVKNVIGLAVGIADGMALGDNTKASLMTRGLAETSRLGLAMGADPHTFSGLAGMGDLIASCASGRNHAFGINLGRGMTLEETIAVTSQTVEGVKSCESVLDLARRHGVEMPITETIVDIVHNGKAPLVALKDLMSRSAKSERL
- a CDS encoding HU family DNA-binding protein, with the protein product MNKAQLVEAIADKLGGRLQAAEAVDAVLDAIVRATVGGDRVSVTGFGSFEKVDRPARYARNPQTGERVRVKKTSVPRFRAGQGFKDLVSGSKKLPKGGEVAVKKAPKGSLSGGASTRTTAKAAAKKATAKKAATAKTAAKKTTAKKTTAAKKSTAKKTTATAKKATAKKATGTAKKTAPAKKAPARKAASRTTAKKAASRTK
- the leuC gene encoding 3-isopropylmalate dehydratase large subunit, translated to MGRTLAEKVWDDHVVRRAEGEPDLLFIDLHLLHEVTSPQAFDGLRLNGRKVRRLDLTIATEDHNTPTLDIDKPIADPVSRLQLETLRNNCAEFGVRLHPLGDVEQGVVHVVGPQLGLTQPGTTVVCGDSHTSTHGAFGALAFGIGTSQVEHVLATQTLPMARPKTMAITVEGELPADVTAKDLILAVIAKIGTGGGQGYILEYRGSAIEKLSMESRMTICNMSIEAGARAGMIAPDETTFAYLKGRAHAPEGGDWDDAVAYWKTLRTDDDAVFDAEVFLDAADLAPFVTWGTNPAQGAPLSERVPDPASYEDASQRYAAEKALEYMGLSAGQALRDIKVDTVFVGSCTNGRIEDLRSAAAVLDGRKVADGVRMLVVPGSVRVALQAVEEGLDKVFTGSGAEWRHAGCSMCLGMNPDQLAPGERSASTSNRNFEGRQGKGGRTHLVSPQVAAATAVLGHLASPADLSDADDRTPAGAR
- a CDS encoding lysophospholipid acyltransferase family protein encodes the protein MSRRKVGFWYHLAAVLAKPPLVLLFKRDWQGAENIPADGGFITVVNHNSHLDPFAYGHFQYNTGRVPRFLAKSSLFTDGFVGAVMRGSGQIPVYRDTTDARGAFRAAIDAVERGECVAFYPEGTLTRDPDQWPMTARTGAARVALQTKCPVVPIAQWGANELLPPYSKKASLFPRKTHRVLVGEPVDLSRFYGRTMTQDLLREVTEVIMAAITELLVQLRGEPAPEVPYDPRRARALERRESAPAAAHDCAPADMEEDKGTS